From a single Bacillus gobiensis genomic region:
- a CDS encoding aminotransferase-like domain-containing protein: MLKYESIFQSLLLQIQAGDIPAGTKLPSIRNLTQRYSCSKSTILTALKKLEEQHILYSIPKSGYYIVEHQVFKTPSITDSIDFATSSPTWHAFPYKDFQHCLNKAIDTYQQDLFRYGTPKGLPSLITEAKKLLESYQVFSHSEKIFITSGVQQALSLLSIMPFPNNRSTILVEQPSYHLYMDMVRTYRLPAVGIKRTAKGIDLNQLEQIFHEKNIKFFYTMPRFHNPLGTSYCKKEKAAILQLANKYDVYIIEDDYLADFEYNSKNDPLFTEDFHERVIYLKSFSKIMFPGLRIGLAVLPKALINTFQQFKVTTDIDSSMISQAALHLYLKSGMYEHYKTKVSSIYHSRAKTLQQSLQTHLSMCESSSEIVMHNHIVLPKQVNMKSFIHRLQEKDIYLDSVEMNYLDDFYHERILKLNVSNVNEHRIEEGIKEIAIELKKTKNYFL, translated from the coding sequence ATGCTTAAATATGAATCGATATTTCAGTCACTTCTTCTGCAAATTCAAGCAGGGGATATACCGGCAGGGACAAAATTACCCTCAATTCGAAATTTAACTCAGCGTTATTCTTGTAGTAAAAGCACAATATTAACAGCTCTTAAAAAATTAGAAGAGCAACATATTCTATATTCCATACCAAAAAGCGGATATTATATTGTGGAACATCAGGTCTTTAAAACACCATCAATCACTGACAGTATCGACTTTGCCACATCATCTCCCACATGGCACGCGTTTCCTTATAAAGACTTTCAACATTGCTTGAATAAAGCAATTGATACGTATCAACAAGACTTATTTCGCTACGGCACACCAAAAGGTTTGCCCTCACTGATTACCGAAGCTAAAAAACTCTTAGAATCTTATCAAGTATTCTCGCATTCCGAAAAGATTTTCATCACTTCGGGAGTTCAACAGGCTCTTTCTTTGTTAAGTATTATGCCGTTTCCAAATAATCGTTCCACTATCTTAGTTGAACAACCAAGCTATCATTTATATATGGATATGGTGAGAACATATAGGCTGCCGGCAGTAGGCATTAAGCGTACAGCAAAAGGTATTGATTTAAATCAATTAGAACAAATATTTCATGAAAAGAACATTAAATTTTTTTATACAATGCCACGTTTTCATAATCCTTTAGGGACGTCATACTGCAAAAAAGAAAAAGCGGCTATTTTACAGTTAGCCAACAAGTATGATGTGTATATTATTGAAGATGATTACTTAGCTGATTTTGAATACAATTCGAAAAATGATCCACTTTTTACAGAGGATTTCCACGAGCGTGTCATCTATTTGAAAAGCTTTTCAAAAATTATGTTCCCTGGGTTAAGAATTGGTCTGGCGGTACTTCCAAAAGCTCTCATCAATACCTTTCAACAATTCAAAGTGACTACGGATATCGACAGTTCTATGATTTCTCAAGCTGCATTACATCTCTATTTGAAAAGTGGTATGTATGAACATTATAAAACGAAGGTAAGCAGCATTTATCATTCACGCGCAAAAACCCTTCAGCAATCACTACAGACTCATTTATCTATGTGCGAATCATCATCAGAAATTGTAATGCATAATCACATTGTGCTGCCAAAGCAAGTGAATATGAAATCATTTATTCATCGTTTGCAGGAGAAGGATATATATCTAGATTCAGTTGAAATGAACTATTTAGATGATTTTTACCATGAACGAATTTTGAAGTTGAATGTTTCAAATGTTAATGAACATCGAATTGAGGAAGGTATTAAGGAAATTGCTATCGAATTAAAAAAAACTAAAAACTACTTTTTATAA
- a CDS encoding metallophosphoesterase — protein MYVLFIILAALIFLFYKAYRNTKNVVVNTVELQDKKANGTSRTLSILHLSDFHMENISISPGELYIAASKQHVDIIALTGDFLDRKRSIQKLIPYLHVFKKINPKYGIFAVFGNHDYVLNSKNFNILKQTLEENGCKTLQNEHAAIDVDGTQLNIIGIDDYSTGRSSIAGSYQGMKEGYNLVLTHDPNVVLEMQDADFDYLLSGHFHGGQIHWPKPYHLVKMGQLVKMKMVKGLHYHDGKPFYISEGLGQTGVNIRIGSRPEITFHNIS, from the coding sequence ATGTACGTTTTATTTATTATTCTAGCAGCACTTATTTTTTTATTTTATAAGGCTTATAGAAACACGAAAAACGTTGTTGTTAATACTGTAGAACTACAAGATAAGAAAGCCAATGGAACGAGCAGAACGCTGTCCATCCTTCACTTATCTGATTTTCATATGGAAAATATCTCGATTTCTCCTGGTGAGCTGTATATTGCTGCCTCAAAACAACATGTTGATATCATTGCGTTAACGGGCGACTTTCTTGATCGCAAACGCAGCATACAAAAGCTGATTCCTTATCTTCACGTTTTTAAAAAAATCAACCCGAAATATGGTATTTTTGCAGTTTTCGGAAACCATGATTATGTGTTAAACTCGAAGAATTTTAATATATTAAAGCAGACATTAGAAGAAAACGGCTGTAAAACATTACAGAATGAACACGCTGCAATCGACGTGGATGGCACGCAGTTGAATATTATCGGTATCGATGATTACAGCACAGGCCGCAGCAGTATTGCCGGCTCTTACCAGGGGATGAAAGAAGGATACAACCTTGTCCTGACACACGATCCCAATGTCGTTCTTGAGATGCAGGACGCAGATTTTGATTATCTGTTGTCCGGGCACTTTCACGGCGGGCAAATTCATTGGCCAAAGCCCTATCATCTCGTAAAAATGGGACAATTGGTTAAAATGAAAATGGTTAAAGGACTGCACTATCATGATGGAAAACCGTTTTACATTAGCGAAGGCTTAGGACAAACCGGTGTAAACATCAGAATCGGCAGCAGACCTGAGATTACGTTTCATAATATTTCATAG
- a CDS encoding YkoP family protein encodes MLRIYLVSIWSIIDPVYYLFTRLRCIQSNDSYQPVFRVRLTKYKGKDVCLPDGTKICKNDMLLKVHLHNVRLLRETLVNQNQVMQGRYIYKRVKQSMPYLAMYINNHKDKSMIKGIIGITLINKGIKNLGFECFEPENKFYKWFKKISLFPIYLLSTNTASYDMKKHKLVYLMMSKNNLLSKYLNEDIKSQ; translated from the coding sequence GTGCTTAGAATTTATTTAGTATCGATTTGGAGTATAATTGATCCAGTTTATTACCTGTTTACCCGGTTAAGATGCATTCAATCCAATGATTCATATCAACCCGTCTTTCGCGTAAGATTGACGAAATATAAAGGGAAAGATGTTTGTTTGCCTGATGGAACAAAAATATGCAAAAACGACATGTTATTAAAGGTTCACCTTCATAATGTTCGGCTGCTGCGAGAAACATTGGTCAATCAAAATCAAGTGATGCAAGGGAGATATATTTATAAAAGAGTAAAGCAATCCATGCCCTATTTAGCGATGTACATCAACAACCATAAAGATAAGTCAATGATTAAAGGGATCATTGGAATTACACTGATTAACAAAGGAATCAAAAATTTAGGGTTTGAATGCTTCGAGCCTGAAAACAAATTTTATAAATGGTTTAAAAAAATCAGTTTATTTCCAATTTACTTATTATCGACGAATACAGCTTCCTACGACATGAAAAAACACAAGCTTGTTTATTTAATGATGTCAAAAAACAACTTGCTTTCGAAATATTTAAATGAGGATATAAAATCCCAGTAA